A genomic region of Papaver somniferum cultivar HN1 chromosome 7, ASM357369v1, whole genome shotgun sequence contains the following coding sequences:
- the LOC113295634 gene encoding uncharacterized protein LOC113295634 produces the protein MGGDDYSVWKPDYKGRFSVNSAKDLIRQRYPSLEGSNLLWRQSVHPALAARNWKLLCGSCATLDKVKSRFKFQVVNKCCLCNQQKETLEHIQWSCSFAVRAWDWISGVFGISPQQNIVACYKAAKGRSRMVKELWLLAILVIRLEFWMTRNGFVYGNQRVCWLYFQKKVFNQIQGYSTRIKGCMFNIQVDLQVLSFFRVRHRKVKHDVPKECYWEPPRNDEPMLCCDGAARGNSGRAGAGVVVRDANAVMVGAMSVGFGVHTNYLAELFCVIVGLEWASKFGVGKICIRTDSMSAVEANFAADCMAKRG, from the exons ATGGGAGGTGATGATTATAGCGTTTGGAAGCCAGACTACAAAGGGAGGTTTTCTGTCAATTCGGCCAAAGACCTAATCAGGCAAAGATATCCTTCTTTGGAAGGAAGCAACTTGTTGTGGAGGCAGTCTGTGCATCCTGCACTTGCGGCCAGGAATTGGAAGCTGCTTTGTGGATCGTGTGCAACCTTAGATAAGGTGAAATCAAGATTCAAATTTCAGGTGGTAAATAAATGTTGCTTATGCAACCAACAAAAAGAAACGTTGGAACATATCCAGTGGTCGTGTAGCTTTGCAGTGCGTGCTTGGGACTGGATTTCGGGAGTTTTTGGCATTTCTCCACAGCAAAATATAGTTGCTTGTTATAAGGCTGCAAAAGGTAGAAGTCGCATGGTCAAAGAATTGTGGCTTTTAGCTATTTTGGTAATCAGGTTAGAATTTTGGATGACTCGTAATGGGTTTGTCTATGGTAATCAAAGGGTTTGTTGGCTTTACTTTCAAAAGAAAGTCTTTAACCAGATTCAGGGTTATTCTACAAGGATTAAGGGTTGTATGTTTAATATCCAAGTTGATCTCCAGGTTCTCTCTTTCTTCAGAGTTCGTCATAGAAAGGTTAAACATGATGTTCCAAAAGAGTGCTATTGGGAGCCTCCGAGGAATGATGAGCCGAtgctatgttgtgatggtgcagctCGCGGAAACTCTGGTAGAGCAGGCGCTGGTGTAGTTGTTCGTGATGCTAACGCTGTTATGGTTGGTGCTATGAGTGTTGGTTTTGGCGTACATACTAATTACTTGGCAGAGCTTTTTTGTGTGATTGTTGGCTTAGAATGGGCTAGCAAGTTTGGCGTTGGAAAAATTTGCATTCGGACAGACTCTATGAGTGCAGT ggaggcaaattttgcagctgattgcATGGCAAAAAGAGGCTGA